The Microbacterium sp. LWH7-1.2 genome window below encodes:
- a CDS encoding helix-turn-helix domain-containing protein, whose amino-acid sequence MTTTLTPDVRGEVPDDDEVDPLTIGRRIRQLRTDRGMTLEELAAAVDRAPSQLSMIENGRREPKLTLLQAIARALGSSIDAILESEPLDERATLEISLERAMRGQTFQALGIPPFRIGKTVPTEALKAMLALQGEIERLRDERAATPEEARRANVALRKLMRTQNNYFAELELQARRILDAVDHPGGPLTQRTASDIAAHLGFTLHYVPDLPQTTRSVADIKNGRLYLSSRLTTKGDPRTAVLQALSSRILGHREPTSYADFLRQRVETNYLTGALLIPEAHAVPFLQEAKKDRSISIEDLRDAYSVSYETAAHRFTNLATVHLGLPVHFLKVHESGVITKVYENDDVNFPTDRLGAIEGQMCCRKWTSRVVFDVDDHFNPYYQYTDTGNGTYWCTARVELSSEGAHSISVGVRFDDTRWFLGRDTPNRGVSKHSVEVCCRRAPAELEASWREQSWPNVRTPRTLLATLPTGSFPGVDTTDVYEFLEAHAPR is encoded by the coding sequence ATGACGACGACGTTGACCCCCGATGTGCGCGGTGAAGTCCCGGACGATGATGAGGTGGATCCCCTCACCATCGGCCGCCGCATCCGGCAGCTGCGCACCGACCGCGGCATGACGCTCGAAGAGCTCGCCGCCGCCGTCGACCGCGCGCCGAGCCAGCTGTCGATGATCGAGAACGGGCGACGCGAGCCGAAGCTCACCCTGCTGCAGGCGATCGCGCGTGCGCTCGGCTCATCGATCGACGCGATCCTCGAGTCGGAGCCGCTCGACGAGCGCGCCACCCTCGAGATCTCTCTCGAGCGGGCCATGCGCGGGCAGACGTTCCAGGCGCTCGGCATCCCGCCCTTCCGCATCGGCAAGACGGTCCCGACCGAGGCGCTCAAGGCGATGCTGGCGCTGCAGGGCGAGATCGAGCGGCTTCGCGACGAGCGGGCCGCGACGCCCGAGGAGGCCCGCCGCGCGAACGTGGCGCTGCGCAAGCTCATGCGCACGCAGAACAACTACTTCGCCGAGCTCGAGCTCCAGGCGCGGCGCATCCTCGACGCGGTCGACCATCCCGGTGGTCCGCTGACGCAGCGCACGGCGTCCGACATCGCCGCGCACCTGGGCTTCACCCTGCACTACGTGCCCGACCTGCCGCAGACCACGCGGTCGGTCGCTGACATCAAGAACGGCCGCCTTTACCTCTCGAGCCGGCTCACCACGAAGGGCGACCCGCGCACGGCGGTGCTGCAGGCTCTGTCGAGCCGCATCCTCGGCCACCGCGAGCCCACCTCGTACGCGGACTTCCTGCGCCAGCGGGTGGAGACGAACTACCTCACCGGTGCGCTGCTCATCCCCGAGGCGCACGCGGTGCCGTTCCTGCAGGAGGCGAAGAAGGACCGCTCGATCTCCATCGAGGACCTCCGTGACGCGTATTCGGTGTCGTACGAGACGGCTGCGCATCGCTTCACCAACCTCGCGACCGTGCACCTCGGCCTCCCCGTGCACTTCCTCAAGGTGCACGAGTCGGGCGTCATCACGAAGGTCTACGAGAACGACGACGTGAACTTCCCGACCGACCGCCTCGGTGCGATCGAGGGGCAGATGTGCTGCCGCAAGTGGACGTCACGCGTCGTGTTCGACGTCGACGACCACTTCAACCCGTACTACCAGTACACCGACACGGGCAACGGCACCTACTGGTGCACCGCCCGGGTGGAGCTCTCGAGCGAGGGCGCGCACTCGATCAGTGTCGGCGTGCGCTTCGACGACACGAGGTGGTTCCTCGGGCGCGACACCCCGAACCGCGGTGTCTCGAAGCATTCCGTCGAGGTCTGCTGCCGTCGCGCCCCGGCGGAGCTCGAGGCGTCGTGGCGCGAGCAGTCCTGGCCGAACGTGCGCACGCCGCGCACCCTGCTGGCGACCCTGCCCACGGGCTCGTTCCCCGGCGTCGACACCACGGACGTCTACGAGTTCCTCGAGGCCCACGCCCCGCGCTGA
- a CDS encoding FAD-binding oxidoreductase: MTEPAVPNGDVSWWWRSLGGSPTPRTSLPGDIVVDVAIVGGGYTGLWTAYYLKRAQPDLRVVVLEQRFAGFGASGRNGGWLTNTVTGGRERYAESHGRNAAIAQQRALNETVDEVIAVAAREGIDADVVKGGEYGVARTPAQLARLTAGAVAEQSWPHTDVEILDAAAAASRIRIAGTLGAVWHPHCARVHPTKLVRGLAEAVERLGVPLYEGTHVREIAPGRAVTDRGTVRATHVLRATEGFTADLRGEHRTWLPMNSSMIVTEPLPASFWKAVGWDGHETVGDFAHVYMYAQRTADDRIAFGGRGVPYRYASRVDTDGTTQERTIASLRRLLREFFPDAAGVRVAHAWAGVLGVSRDWAATVVHDRATGLGWAGGYVGTGVAATNLAGRTLADLVLERDTELTRLPWVGHRTKRWEFEPLRWTAVNAIYTAYRMADRAEASGSSDRTAWPAHVADFVAGRR; encoded by the coding sequence GCCCAACGGCGACGTGTCGTGGTGGTGGCGGAGCCTCGGCGGCAGTCCCACCCCTCGCACTTCCCTGCCGGGCGACATCGTCGTCGACGTCGCCATCGTCGGCGGGGGCTACACCGGCCTCTGGACCGCGTACTACCTGAAGCGCGCCCAGCCCGACCTGCGGGTCGTCGTGCTCGAGCAGCGCTTCGCCGGGTTCGGGGCCTCCGGCCGCAATGGCGGCTGGCTCACCAACACCGTCACCGGCGGACGCGAGCGCTACGCCGAGTCCCACGGCCGAAACGCCGCCATCGCGCAGCAGCGCGCGCTCAACGAGACGGTCGACGAGGTCATCGCCGTCGCCGCCCGCGAGGGCATCGACGCCGACGTCGTCAAGGGCGGCGAGTACGGCGTCGCCCGCACGCCGGCCCAGCTCGCCCGCCTCACCGCCGGCGCCGTCGCCGAGCAGTCATGGCCGCACACGGACGTGGAGATCCTGGATGCTGCGGCCGCAGCATCCAGGATCCGCATCGCCGGAACGCTCGGCGCCGTCTGGCACCCGCACTGCGCCCGCGTGCACCCGACGAAGCTCGTGCGCGGGCTCGCCGAGGCGGTCGAGCGGCTCGGGGTGCCCCTCTACGAGGGGACCCACGTGCGCGAGATCGCGCCGGGCCGGGCCGTCACCGATCGCGGCACGGTACGCGCGACCCATGTGCTGCGGGCCACCGAGGGATTCACCGCCGACCTCCGCGGCGAGCACCGCACGTGGCTGCCGATGAATTCGTCGATGATCGTGACGGAGCCGCTGCCTGCGTCGTTCTGGAAGGCCGTCGGGTGGGACGGACACGAGACGGTCGGCGACTTCGCACACGTGTACATGTACGCGCAGCGCACTGCCGACGATCGCATCGCCTTCGGCGGGCGCGGGGTGCCCTACCGGTACGCCTCGCGCGTCGACACCGACGGCACGACGCAGGAGCGCACGATCGCGTCGCTCAGGCGGCTGCTGCGGGAGTTCTTCCCGGATGCCGCGGGGGTGCGCGTCGCGCACGCCTGGGCCGGCGTGCTCGGCGTGTCCCGGGACTGGGCCGCCACGGTCGTCCATGACCGCGCGACCGGTCTCGGCTGGGCCGGTGGCTACGTCGGCACCGGCGTCGCGGCGACGAACCTCGCCGGCCGCACGCTCGCCGATCTCGTGCTGGAGCGCGACACCGAGCTCACCCGCCTGCCCTGGGTGGGTCACCGCACCAAGCGCTGGGAGTTCGAGCCCCTGCGGTGGACCGCCGTGAACGCGATCTACACCGCGTATCGGATGGCCGACCGGGCCGAGGCATCCGGTTCCTCCGACCGCACCGCGTGGCCCGCGCACGTCGCCGACTTCGTCGCCGGCCGCCGCTGA